The following are encoded together in the Mammaliicoccus vitulinus genome:
- a CDS encoding gamma carbonic anhydrase family protein encodes MIKSFKGKSPIIDPSCYIAENATLIGDINIGENSSVWFNAVIRGDVAPTIIGKGVNVQDLCCFHQSPDQPLILEDYVTIGHKVTLHSSIIRKHALIGMDSTILDGAEIGEYAFIGAGSLVPPGKKIPPHTLAFGRPAKVVRSLTEEDYNELKRINDSYIEKARLYKED; translated from the coding sequence ATGATTAAATCTTTCAAAGGCAAAAGCCCTATTATAGACCCTAGTTGTTACATAGCTGAAAATGCTACATTAATTGGTGATATAAACATTGGCGAAAATAGTTCAGTATGGTTTAATGCTGTTATTAGAGGAGATGTTGCGCCAACGATTATCGGTAAAGGTGTCAATGTCCAAGATTTATGTTGTTTTCATCAAAGTCCTGACCAACCTCTCATATTAGAAGATTACGTAACTATTGGACATAAAGTTACTTTACACTCTAGCATTATCCGTAAACATGCACTAATAGGTATGGATTCCACAATTCTAGATGGAGCTGAAATTGGAGAATATGCATTTATCGGCGCTGGTTCACTAGTACCTCCTGGTAAAAAAATTCCGCCACACACTTTAGCTTTTGGCCGTCCCGCTAAAGTAGTTAGATCATTAACTGAGGAAGATTATAACGAATTAAAAAGAATCAATGATTCATATATAGAAAAAGCTAGACTCTATAAAGAAGATTGA
- a CDS encoding alpha/beta fold hydrolase: MWKWETEKEAKGIVVIVHNMLEHTGRYAYVITKLRREGYHVIMGDLRGQGQTSRVHRGHVDNFEEYHEQVLEWLAIAEEYHLPVFTLGVGLGGLILLNLLEKVDIKVEGVLLISPLVAFQQNISTRRNFLASSFGTVAKDAKFDTGIKVESLTRNKEVIDDTNKDALMLNKVSYHWYKTILETMKSTMENIHHISPIPTLLMLGTDDKIVDTESIRTIGKTINTNELYFKAWHGLNHEVHNEPERDNVMKYIISFMNNRIHYVGLLIDDEA; the protein is encoded by the coding sequence ATGTGGAAATGGGAAACTGAGAAAGAAGCTAAAGGTATTGTTGTAATTGTACATAATATGCTTGAACATACAGGAAGATATGCATATGTCATTACTAAGCTACGAAGAGAAGGCTACCATGTAATAATGGGAGACCTAAGAGGACAAGGCCAAACTTCACGTGTACATAGAGGACATGTTGATAATTTTGAAGAATATCATGAACAAGTTTTGGAATGGCTAGCAATTGCAGAAGAATATCATTTGCCTGTATTTACACTTGGTGTAGGTTTAGGAGGACTGATTTTACTTAACTTGTTAGAAAAAGTAGACATTAAAGTTGAAGGTGTACTATTAATATCTCCACTAGTTGCTTTCCAACAAAATATATCTACAAGAAGAAACTTTTTAGCTTCAAGTTTCGGAACAGTTGCTAAAGATGCAAAGTTTGATACAGGAATTAAAGTAGAAAGTTTAACACGTAATAAAGAAGTAATTGATGATACAAATAAAGATGCTTTAATGTTAAATAAAGTAAGCTATCATTGGTATAAGACGATTTTAGAAACGATGAAGAGTACGATGGAAAACATTCATCATATCTCTCCAATACCTACATTACTTATGTTAGGTACTGATGATAAAATAGTAGATACAGAATCTATAAGAACAATTGGAAAAACAATCAATACGAATGAACTTTATTTTAAAGCATGGCATGGCTTGAATCATGAAGTACATAACGAACCAGAGCGTGATAATGTCATGAAATATATCATTTCATTTATGAATAATCGTATACATTATGTTGGTTTATTAATAGATGATGAAGCGTAA
- a CDS encoding transcriptional regulator, SarA/Rot family translates to MTEKVNNVSDLILLDDIQKNINNIFYEIEEKFGIEKEEFLTLIMLWNNGSMSLKELDSYIDIKTYKRTRLYNNLVKKGWIKKVRPENDERTVIVEVNEEFAEKKEAIIDFACEEIKKRKGHFEKQFESIVNNCNV, encoded by the coding sequence ATGACTGAAAAAGTAAATAATGTGAGTGACTTAATTCTATTAGATGATATTCAAAAAAATATTAATAATATATTTTACGAAATTGAAGAAAAGTTTGGAATTGAAAAAGAAGAATTTCTAACATTAATCATGTTGTGGAATAATGGATCGATGAGTCTTAAAGAATTAGATAGCTATATCGATATCAAGACATATAAGAGAACAAGACTATATAATAATTTAGTTAAAAAGGGTTGGATTAAAAAAGTCCGTCCTGAAAATGATGAAAGAACTGTAATTGTTGAAGTAAATGAAGAATTTGCTGAGAAAAAAGAAGCGATTATTGACTTCGCATGTGAAGAAATTAAGAAGAGAAAAGGTCATTTTGAAAAACAATTTGAATCAATTGTGAATAATTGTAACGTATAA
- a CDS encoding class I SAM-dependent methyltransferase — translation MIVDGILPYARKLIASHITTKSIVVDATCGNGNDTLFLANQVTDGEVYAFDIQENAINNAKEKTKTFNHIHYYQTGHENAASIISKDHNYIDATIFNLGYLPKGDKKITTNSSTTIKAIESLFEITQKNGIIVLVVYPGHPEGQVESNEVMEFVKSIDQQTAHVLHYQFINQKNNPPYIIAIEKR, via the coding sequence ATGATCGTTGATGGTATTCTTCCATACGCGAGAAAACTAATAGCTTCTCATATTACTACTAAAAGCATTGTCGTAGATGCAACATGTGGTAATGGTAACGACACTTTATTCCTTGCAAACCAAGTTACAGATGGTGAAGTCTATGCATTCGATATACAAGAAAATGCTATAAATAATGCTAAAGAAAAAACAAAGACTTTTAATCACATTCATTATTATCAAACAGGACATGAAAACGCTGCTTCTATTATAAGTAAAGATCATAATTATATAGATGCAACAATTTTCAACTTAGGATACTTGCCTAAAGGCGATAAAAAAATTACAACAAATTCATCAACTACTATTAAAGCGATAGAATCACTCTTTGAAATCACTCAAAAAAATGGCATTATTGTGTTGGTTGTATATCCTGGACATCCCGAAGGTCAAGTAGAGTCTAATGAAGTAATGGAATTTGTAAAATCAATCGATCAACAAACAGCCCATGTACTGCATTATCAATTCATTAATCAAAAGAATAACCCACCTTATATTATTGCTATCGAAAAAAGATAA
- a CDS encoding TIGR01212 family radical SAM protein (This family includes YhcC from E. coli K-12, an uncharacterized radical SAM protein.), with protein MTERFRFAFDNKRYHTWNYHLRNRFGEKIFKIAIDGGFDCPNRDGTVAHGGCTFCSAAGSGDFAGNRAEPIHVQFKQIKDKMHEKWSEGKYIAYFQAFTNTHAPVEVLREKYEAALAEENVVGLSIATRPDCLPDDVVEYLAELNERTYLWVELGLQTVHQETSDLINRAHDMECYYEGIAKLRKHNINICTHIINGLPGEDYDMMMETAKEVAQMDVQGIKIHLLHLLKGTPMVKQYEKGMLEFMTQDNYTQLVCDQLEILPEEMIIHRITGDGPIDLMVGPMWSVNKWEVLNAIDNELKERGTMQGSKFIKAEHIKS; from the coding sequence ATGACAGAACGATTCCGTTTTGCGTTTGATAACAAAAGATATCATACATGGAATTATCATTTAAGAAATAGATTTGGTGAAAAAATATTTAAAATTGCTATAGATGGTGGATTTGATTGTCCTAACCGTGATGGCACAGTTGCACACGGCGGATGTACTTTCTGTTCAGCAGCCGGCAGTGGTGATTTTGCAGGTAATAGAGCAGAACCAATACATGTGCAATTCAAACAAATAAAAGATAAAATGCATGAAAAATGGTCTGAAGGAAAATATATCGCTTATTTCCAAGCTTTCACGAATACACATGCACCAGTAGAAGTTTTAAGAGAGAAATATGAAGCAGCTTTAGCCGAAGAAAATGTAGTTGGTTTGTCAATTGCTACAAGACCCGATTGTTTACCAGATGATGTAGTAGAATATTTAGCTGAATTAAATGAAAGAACTTATTTATGGGTTGAATTAGGTTTACAAACTGTACATCAAGAAACATCCGATTTGATTAACCGTGCACACGATATGGAATGTTACTACGAAGGTATAGCTAAACTTAGAAAACATAATATCAATATTTGTACACATATCATCAACGGTTTACCAGGTGAAGATTACGATATGATGATGGAAACAGCTAAAGAAGTTGCTCAAATGGATGTTCAAGGAATTAAAATTCATTTACTCCATTTATTAAAAGGAACGCCTATGGTTAAACAGTATGAAAAAGGTATGCTTGAATTTATGACGCAAGATAACTATACACAATTAGTCTGCGATCAACTCGAAATATTACCTGAAGAAATGATTATTCATCGTATAACTGGAGATGGACCAATCGACTTGATGGTTGGACCTATGTGGAGTGTTAATAAATGGGAAGTATTAAATGCTATTGATAATGAACTAAAAGAACGTGGCACAATGCAAGGATCTAAATTTATAAAGGCAGAACACATTAAATCATGA